The following coding sequences are from one Rhinoraja longicauda isolate Sanriku21f chromosome 7, sRhiLon1.1, whole genome shotgun sequence window:
- the nck2b gene encoding cytoplasmic protein NCK2b yields the protein MTEEVIVIAKWDYTAQQDQELDIKKNDRLWLLDDSKTWWRVRNTSNKTGYVPSNYVERKNSLKKGSLVKNIKDTTGLGKAKRKTSARDASPTPSTDAEYSTNGGSSDRIYDLNIPAYVKFAYMPERDDELSLVKGSRVTVMEKCSDGWWRGGYNGQVGWFPSNYVVEEVDEATADSPGFFTSRLGAAVSNGQTTKVLHVVQTLYPFSSVTDEELNFEKGEIMDVIEKPENDPEWWKCQNSKGQIGLVPKNYVVILNDGPAVGSSHMSQISYTGPSSTGKFAGKEWYYGSITRHQAEVALNERGVDGDFLVRDSESSPSDLSISLKASGKNKHFKVQLLNGVYCIGQRRFNTMDELVEHYKKAPIFTSEHGDKLYLIKSLQ from the exons ATGACAGAAGAAGTTATTGTTATTGCAAAGTGGGATTACACAGCACAGCAGGATCAAGAACTTGACATTAAGAAAAATGACCGATTGTGGCTGCTTGATGATTCTAAAACGTGGTGGAGAGTAAGAAATACATCAAACAAAACGGGTTATGTTCCATCCAACTACGTAGAAAGGAAGAACAGCTTAAAGAAGGGGTCACTGGTAAAGAACATCAAAGATACT ACAGGTTTGGGTAAAGCAAAAAGGAAAACAAGTGCAAGAGATGCTTCACCGACGCCGAGCACGGATGCGGAGTACTCGACAAATGGTGGAAGCTCGGACCGGATATATGATTTGAATATTCCAGCATATGTCAAATTTGCGTACATGCCAGAGAGAGATGATGAACTATCGCTGGTGAAAGGGTCACGGGTGACTGTTATGGAAAAATGTAGTGATGGTTGGTGGAGAGGTGGCTACAATGGACAAGTCGGTTGGTTTCCATCGAATTACGTTGTGGAAGAAGTTGACGAGGCCACTGCCGATTCACCCGGCTTTTTCACATCTAGACTGGGGGCAGCAGTGAGTAATGGGCAAACCACAAAAGTACTTCATGTGGTGCAGACGCTTTACCCGTTCAGTTCTGTTACCGACGAAGAACTAAATTTTGAAAAGGGTGAAATCATGGATGTCATTGAGAAACCGGAGAATGATCCAGAATGGTGGAAGTGTCAAAATTCCAAAGGACAAATTGGTCTTGTTCCCAAAAACTATGTAGTAATCTTAAATGATGGACCTGCAGTGGGCAGTTCACATATGTCTCAGATCAGCTATACTGGCCCATCTTCAACAGGAAAGTTCGCCGGCAAGGAATGGTACTATGGTAGCATCACACGCCATCAGGCTGAAGTGGCTTTAAACGAAAGGGGAGTTGACGGCGACTTTCTTGTCAGAGATAGTGAATCATCG CCAAGTGACCTGTCAATATCATTAAAAGCATcaggaaaaaacaaacatttcAAGGTCCAGCTACTAAATGGAGTATATTGTATTGGGCAGCGTCGATTTAATACAATGGATGAATTGGTAGAACACTACAAAAAGGCACCCATCTTCACAAGTGAACACGGGGACAAGTTGTATCTAATCAAATCCCTGCAGTGA